Proteins encoded in a region of the Mycolicibacterium duvalii genome:
- a CDS encoding ABC transporter substrate-binding protein/permease, with product MAWAAPARADVDQCAPPGLESASPLPTNLAASTGGPDADRYTTDSVVPLESVDVDALGLIQPGTLTVGTLSDAPPSICINSAGQFTGYDNELLRAVADKLGLQIRFVGTEFSGLLAQVAGRRFDVGSSSITTTDARRDTVGFTNGYDFGYFSLVVPQGSPITGFDQLAAGQRIGVVQGTVQEAYVVDTLGLQPVKYPDYNTVYASLKTGQIDAWVAPSQQAQGTVQPGDPTEIIENTFSLDNFIAWAVAQDNQPLIDALNSGLDAVIADGTWARLYSEWVPRAVPPGWKPGSKAAPEPQLPDFNAIAEQNAAQAAPAQPAQQKSTLAQLKDAFGNWELYKQAIPDLLTTGLPNTLILTISASVIGLVLGMVLAIAGISRSRWLRWPARVYTDVFRGLPEVVIILLIGLGVGPVVGHLTGNNPYPLGIAALGLMAAAYVGEIFRSGIQSVDPGQLEASRALGFSYSTSMRMVVVPQGVRRVLPALMNQFISLLKASSLVYFLGLIADQRELFQVGRDLNAQTGNLSPLVAAGLFYLMLTIPLTHLVNYIDDRLRRGRAPDEEDPLVSSTAQEMN from the coding sequence ATGGCATGGGCCGCGCCGGCCCGAGCCGATGTCGACCAGTGCGCGCCGCCGGGCCTGGAGAGTGCCAGCCCCCTGCCCACCAACCTGGCCGCCTCCACCGGCGGTCCCGACGCGGACCGCTACACCACGGACTCGGTGGTGCCGCTGGAGTCGGTCGACGTCGACGCGCTGGGCTTGATCCAACCGGGCACGCTGACCGTCGGCACGCTCTCGGACGCACCGCCGAGCATCTGCATCAACTCCGCCGGTCAGTTCACCGGCTACGACAACGAGCTCCTGCGCGCGGTGGCCGACAAACTCGGGCTGCAGATCAGGTTCGTCGGCACCGAGTTCTCCGGACTGCTGGCCCAGGTGGCGGGCCGCCGGTTCGACGTGGGCTCGTCGTCGATCACCACTACCGACGCCCGCCGCGACACCGTCGGCTTCACCAACGGCTACGACTTCGGCTACTTCTCCCTGGTGGTCCCGCAAGGTTCGCCGATCACCGGGTTCGACCAGCTCGCCGCCGGGCAGCGCATCGGCGTCGTGCAGGGCACCGTGCAGGAGGCCTACGTCGTCGACACCCTCGGGCTGCAGCCGGTGAAGTACCCCGATTACAACACCGTCTACGCCAGCCTCAAGACCGGTCAGATCGACGCCTGGGTCGCGCCGTCGCAGCAGGCGCAGGGCACGGTGCAGCCCGGTGATCCCACCGAGATCATCGAGAACACGTTCAGCTTGGACAATTTCATCGCGTGGGCGGTCGCCCAGGACAACCAGCCGCTCATCGACGCGCTGAACTCGGGACTGGACGCGGTCATCGCCGACGGCACCTGGGCGCGGCTGTATTCCGAGTGGGTGCCCCGCGCCGTGCCGCCGGGGTGGAAGCCGGGGTCGAAAGCCGCACCCGAGCCGCAGCTGCCCGATTTCAACGCGATCGCCGAGCAGAACGCCGCGCAGGCCGCCCCGGCCCAGCCCGCGCAGCAGAAATCGACGCTGGCGCAGCTCAAGGACGCGTTCGGCAACTGGGAGCTCTACAAGCAGGCCATCCCGGACCTGCTGACCACCGGGCTGCCCAACACGCTGATCCTGACGATCTCAGCCAGCGTGATCGGCCTCGTCCTGGGCATGGTGCTGGCCATCGCCGGGATCTCGCGGTCGCGCTGGCTGCGGTGGCCGGCGCGGGTCTACACCGACGTCTTCCGCGGGCTGCCCGAGGTGGTGATCATCCTGTTGATCGGCCTCGGTGTCGGGCCGGTCGTCGGACATCTGACCGGCAACAACCCGTATCCGCTGGGCATCGCCGCACTGGGGCTGATGGCCGCCGCCTACGTCGGGGAGATCTTCCGTTCCGGTATCCAGAGCGTGGACCCGGGACAGCTGGAGGCCTCGCGGGCACTGGGCTTCAGCTATTCGACGTCGATGCGGATGGTGGTGGTGCCGCAGGGCGTGCGGCGGGTGCTGCCGGCGTTGATGAACCAGTTCATCTCCCTGCTCAAGGCGTCGTCGCTGGTCTACTTCCTCGGGCTGATCGCCGACCAGCGCGAGCTGTTCCAGGTCGGCCGCGACCTCAACGCCCAGACCGGCAATCTGTCCCCGCTGGTGGCCGCCGGATTGTTCTACCTCATGCTGACGATCCCACTCACCCATCTGGTCAACTACATCGACGACCGGTTGCGGCGCGGGCGTGCGCCCGACGAAGAGGACCCGCTGGTGTCGTCGACTGCGCAGGAGATGAACTGA
- a CDS encoding LLM class F420-dependent oxidoreductase, with protein sequence MTSPSPRPIRIGVQLQPQHAPQYRQIRDAVRRCEDLGVDIAFNWDHFFPLYGDPDGAHFECWTMLAAWAEQTSRIEIGALVTCNSYRNPELLADMARTVDHISDGRLILGIGSGWKQKDYDEYGYEFGTAGSRLDDLAHALPRIKSRLAQLNPAPTRDIPMLIGGQGERKTLRLVAEYADIWHGFTDRSTYPGKAEVLDRHCADVGRDPSAVERSSGVPEGAPDAMLAEADALAELGVTLLTVGVNGPDYDLSAAEALVRWRDSRG encoded by the coding sequence ATGACCTCCCCCTCTCCGCGGCCGATCCGCATCGGCGTGCAGCTGCAGCCCCAGCACGCGCCGCAGTACCGACAGATCCGGGACGCGGTGCGCCGCTGTGAGGATCTCGGCGTCGACATCGCGTTCAACTGGGACCACTTCTTCCCGCTGTACGGCGACCCCGACGGCGCCCACTTCGAGTGCTGGACGATGCTGGCCGCGTGGGCCGAGCAGACCTCGCGCATCGAGATCGGCGCGCTGGTCACCTGCAACTCCTACCGCAACCCGGAACTGCTGGCCGACATGGCCCGCACCGTCGACCACATCTCCGACGGCCGGCTGATCCTGGGCATCGGGTCCGGCTGGAAGCAGAAGGACTACGACGAGTACGGCTACGAGTTCGGCACCGCGGGCAGCCGCCTCGACGACCTGGCCCACGCGCTGCCGCGCATCAAGAGCCGGCTGGCCCAACTCAACCCGGCGCCGACGCGCGACATCCCGATGCTGATCGGCGGTCAGGGGGAACGCAAGACCCTGCGCCTGGTCGCCGAGTACGCCGACATCTGGCACGGTTTCACCGACCGCTCCACCTATCCCGGCAAGGCCGAGGTACTGGACCGGCATTGCGCCGACGTCGGCCGGGACCCGTCGGCGGTCGAACGATCCTCCGGGGTCCCGGAGGGTGCACCCGACGCAATGCTCGCCGAGGCCGACGCGCTGGCCGAACTGGGTGTCACCCTGCTCACCGTCGGCGTGAACGGTCCCGACTACGACCTGTCGGCCGCCGAGGCGCTCGTGCGGTGGCGGGACAGCCGCGGCTGA
- a CDS encoding PhoX family protein, whose amino-acid sequence MTLIPLNLFVAHDGASKRQHITCVYRCGNACSKPVPNRSANAYFGDIARAVSRRTLLRAGGVTVLAVGAGSVLAACAGEQAPAPGTTAAPYAAPRAGMDFASVAPNTEDAVVVADGYRHAVVISWGDPILPDAPAFDVTRQTGAAQRGQFGFNNDFAGLLPIPGRRDRFLLVTNFEYVTPEFMFPGYDAAAPTREQFDVEIAAVGMGVVEVERTADGLRPVIDALNRRITADSPMLLTGPAAGSDLVRTDADPTGRTVAGTFANCAGGVTPWGTVLSGEENFQDYFGAAEGSPPPPPVQADQMARYGVSAEPTALRWETFDPRFDLTRTPNEPNRFGYIVELNPWDPQSTPVKHSALGRLKHEGATVYVTDDGTVVAYTGDDERFDYMYKFVSSKKMRDGTGPDAMAHNMTLLDEGTLYVAALSGDVPAAQIDGSGRLPDDGAFRGSGTWIPLLRSGADGQGESLVDNFTAAQVAVFTRMAADKVGATKMDRPEDFEANPATGKVYLALTNNTKRGTAGEPAADAANPRNENKNGQVLEITDDHAGTAFTWELLLVCGDPQAADTYYGGFDKTRVSPISCPDNLAFDSHGNLWISTDGNALDSNDGLFAVALEGPQRGEVRQFLTVPLGAETCGPVVTDDLVTVCVQHPGESDEHSLDNPQSRWPEGGTGTARPSVVAVWRDGGQIGV is encoded by the coding sequence ATGACGCTGATTCCGCTGAACCTGTTCGTCGCCCACGACGGCGCCTCGAAGCGACAGCACATCACCTGCGTCTACCGGTGCGGCAACGCGTGCTCGAAGCCCGTACCCAATCGCAGCGCCAACGCCTACTTCGGCGACATCGCCCGGGCGGTGTCGCGCCGAACGTTGCTACGGGCCGGCGGCGTGACCGTGCTGGCGGTGGGCGCGGGCTCGGTGCTGGCGGCCTGCGCGGGCGAGCAGGCACCCGCCCCGGGCACCACCGCCGCGCCCTACGCCGCACCCAGAGCGGGAATGGACTTCGCGTCGGTCGCGCCCAACACCGAGGACGCCGTCGTCGTCGCCGACGGCTACCGTCACGCCGTGGTGATCAGCTGGGGTGACCCGATCCTGCCGGACGCGCCGGCCTTCGACGTCACCCGCCAGACCGGCGCCGCCCAGCGCGGGCAGTTCGGCTTCAACAACGACTTCGCCGGCCTGCTCCCGATACCCGGCCGGCGGGACCGTTTTCTGCTGGTCACCAACTTCGAGTACGTGACACCGGAGTTCATGTTCCCCGGCTACGACGCCGCCGCCCCCACCCGCGAGCAGTTCGACGTCGAGATCGCCGCGGTCGGCATGGGTGTGGTGGAGGTGGAGCGCACCGCCGACGGGTTGCGGCCCGTCATCGATGCGCTCAACCGCCGGATCACCGCCGACTCCCCGATGCTGCTGACCGGTCCCGCCGCCGGCAGCGACCTGGTCCGCACCGACGCCGATCCGACCGGCCGAACGGTGGCCGGCACCTTCGCCAACTGTGCCGGCGGCGTGACCCCATGGGGCACGGTGCTTTCCGGGGAGGAGAACTTCCAGGACTACTTCGGCGCCGCGGAGGGCTCGCCGCCCCCACCGCCGGTGCAGGCCGACCAGATGGCCCGCTACGGGGTGTCGGCCGAGCCCACCGCACTGCGGTGGGAGACCTTCGATCCGCGCTTCGATCTGACCCGGACCCCCAACGAGCCGAACCGATTCGGCTACATCGTCGAACTCAACCCGTGGGACCCGCAATCGACCCCGGTCAAGCACTCCGCGCTGGGCCGGCTCAAGCACGAGGGCGCCACCGTCTACGTCACCGACGACGGAACGGTCGTCGCTTACACCGGCGACGACGAGCGCTTCGACTACATGTACAAGTTCGTGTCGTCGAAGAAGATGCGGGACGGTACTGGCCCGGACGCGATGGCGCACAACATGACCCTCCTCGACGAGGGCACGCTCTACGTGGCGGCGCTGTCCGGCGACGTCCCCGCCGCCCAGATCGACGGCTCCGGGCGGCTACCCGACGACGGCGCCTTTCGGGGCTCGGGGACGTGGATCCCGTTGTTGCGCAGCGGCGCTGACGGTCAGGGCGAGTCCCTGGTCGACAACTTCACCGCGGCGCAGGTGGCCGTGTTCACCCGTATGGCCGCCGACAAGGTGGGGGCCACCAAGATGGACCGGCCCGAGGATTTCGAAGCCAACCCCGCCACCGGCAAGGTGTACCTGGCCCTGACCAACAACACCAAACGGGGAACGGCGGGCGAGCCGGCCGCCGACGCGGCCAACCCGCGCAACGAGAACAAGAACGGTCAGGTCCTCGAGATCACCGACGACCACGCCGGCACCGCGTTCACCTGGGAGCTGCTGCTGGTCTGCGGCGATCCCCAGGCCGCCGACACCTACTACGGCGGCTTCGACAAGACCCGGGTCAGCCCGATCTCCTGCCCCGACAACCTCGCGTTCGACAGCCACGGCAACCTGTGGATCTCCACCGACGGCAACGCGCTGGACTCCAACGACGGACTGTTCGCGGTGGCGTTGGAGGGTCCGCAGCGCGGGGAGGTCCGCCAGTTCCTCACCGTCCCGCTGGGTGCTGAAACCTGCGGGCCGGTGGTCACCGACGACCTGGTCACCGTGTGTGTGCAGCACCCGGGCGAGAGCGACGAGCACTCCCTGGACAACCCGCAGTCCCGCTGGCCCGAGGGCGGCACCGGCACCGCGCGGCCGTCGGTGGTGGCGGTGTGGCGCGACGGCGGCCAGATCGGGGTGTGA
- a CDS encoding Ig-like domain-containing protein: MAVQRGRHRATHHGAHRSQTFAVRRWLQLGAASAGMGAALLGYSLLGPSTGVAAADTESSVSRASSADSPRADRETRRAARADSAERADSDDRSSGSERTEAAVEVSDTDADLDAEADLDDSDLDDAADTVAEPEDAPDETVAPAARERRSHAGTDDSEARTSLVADSAAAQEISALQTADVPEEAPGTARQQRIARIIDSWTTRRQAWIDSLPVDPERKAELEASMWATRRALMNQTPTVAPIQVSGKLTGPIEGTIGAIDPDGDALRYVISVRPREGTVVINDDGTYTYTPDADFDGVDVFRVIAVDGWRINIFDPFRGLGTRARQVINQGAIKYAFTYTTGSEAWTPERREALERVADELTTYFVVERPVVLTFDVEGMDDAASSTLASAGSDLISGRAGFWRTTVQNKLLTGRDANGDKADGEIEFNFGKAWGYGDDVTADQYDFDSTALHELMHAFGFTAGMSAPGDNAKTDWSIYASYIVDEDGRSPFRFYRWNSAFDPNLEGAAGGLYFGGEHAVAAYGGYLVPLYTPDEWEQGSSMGHLDDATFTGDDQKLMNAQTDKGLGIRTLSAIEIGILRDLGYTVVPQTPHPAWALAGLVLIGRRRKKAPAQR; the protein is encoded by the coding sequence ATGGCAGTCCAACGCGGCAGACACCGGGCCACGCATCACGGTGCGCACCGTTCCCAGACCTTTGCGGTGCGGCGCTGGTTGCAGCTGGGTGCGGCGTCGGCCGGTATGGGTGCGGCGTTGCTGGGCTACTCCCTGCTGGGCCCGTCGACCGGCGTCGCAGCCGCCGACACCGAATCGTCGGTGTCGCGTGCGTCGAGCGCGGACAGCCCGCGCGCCGACCGCGAGACCCGTCGCGCCGCGCGTGCCGACAGCGCCGAGCGTGCCGACAGCGACGATCGCAGCAGCGGCTCCGAGCGCACCGAGGCTGCCGTCGAGGTGTCCGACACCGACGCCGACCTGGACGCTGAGGCCGACCTGGACGACTCAGATCTCGACGACGCCGCGGACACGGTCGCCGAGCCAGAGGACGCCCCGGACGAAACGGTCGCCCCCGCCGCCCGCGAGCGGCGCAGCCACGCCGGCACGGACGATTCCGAGGCGCGCACCTCGCTGGTGGCGGATTCAGCCGCAGCGCAGGAAATCTCGGCCCTGCAGACGGCGGACGTTCCGGAGGAGGCGCCGGGTACCGCCCGTCAGCAGCGCATCGCCCGGATCATCGACAGCTGGACGACCCGGCGGCAGGCGTGGATCGATTCGCTGCCGGTCGACCCGGAGCGCAAGGCCGAGCTGGAAGCTTCGATGTGGGCGACACGGCGCGCGCTGATGAACCAGACGCCGACCGTGGCGCCCATCCAGGTCAGCGGCAAGCTCACCGGGCCGATCGAGGGCACGATCGGCGCGATCGACCCCGACGGTGACGCTTTGCGGTACGTGATCAGCGTGCGGCCGCGCGAGGGCACCGTCGTCATCAACGACGACGGCACCTACACCTACACCCCCGATGCGGACTTCGACGGCGTGGATGTGTTCCGGGTGATCGCCGTCGACGGCTGGCGGATCAACATCTTCGACCCGTTCCGCGGCCTCGGGACCCGGGCCCGGCAGGTCATCAACCAGGGGGCGATCAAGTACGCCTTCACCTACACCACCGGCAGTGAGGCGTGGACCCCCGAACGGCGCGAGGCGCTGGAGCGGGTGGCCGACGAGCTCACCACCTACTTCGTCGTCGAGCGGCCGGTGGTGCTGACCTTCGATGTCGAGGGAATGGACGATGCCGCGTCGAGCACGCTGGCCTCGGCGGGCAGCGATCTCATCAGTGGCCGGGCCGGCTTCTGGCGCACGACCGTGCAGAACAAGCTGCTCACCGGACGCGACGCCAACGGGGACAAGGCCGACGGCGAGATCGAATTCAACTTCGGCAAGGCGTGGGGATACGGCGACGACGTCACCGCCGACCAGTACGACTTCGACTCCACCGCCCTGCACGAGTTGATGCACGCGTTCGGCTTCACCGCCGGGATGTCGGCGCCGGGTGACAACGCCAAGACCGACTGGTCGATCTACGCCAGCTACATCGTCGACGAGGACGGCCGGTCGCCGTTCCGTTTCTACCGCTGGAACAGCGCGTTCGACCCGAACCTGGAGGGCGCGGCCGGCGGCCTGTACTTCGGCGGCGAGCACGCCGTCGCCGCCTACGGCGGGTACCTCGTCCCGCTCTACACCCCCGACGAGTGGGAACAGGGCAGCTCGATGGGCCACCTCGACGACGCGACGTTCACCGGCGACGACCAGAAACTGATGAACGCCCAGACCGACAAGGGGCTCGGCATCCGGACCCTGAGCGCGATCGAGATCGGGATCCTGCGCGACCTGGGCTACACGGTGGTCCCGCAGACACCGCATCCGGCATGGGCGCTGGCCGGTCTGGTGCTGATCGGACGGCGCCGGAAGAAGGCGCCCGCCCAGCGCTGA
- a CDS encoding alpha/beta fold hydrolase, with protein MDDTDDELANLDEFIFLKENARQAGLTGPLPSAARIDAGPVSALKFGDDAPRVAFLHGGGQNAHTWDTVVLGLGEPALSIDLPGHGRSAWRDDGDYGPKPNAVTVEPVLRDLAGTADLVVGMSLGGLTALRIAVAAPDLVRKLVLVDVTPSAPQRHTEMTDAQKGTVALVQGERTFPSFAAMLEVTVAAAPHRDRESLRRGVFHNAKRLPDGTWTWRYDSIRTGDGFEGLWDDVPKLTAPTTLIRGANSYFVNDDDADEFARTAPGFQRVHIVEDSGHSVQSDQPLALVRLLRGILDD; from the coding sequence ATGGACGACACCGACGACGAGCTCGCCAACCTCGATGAGTTCATCTTCCTCAAGGAGAACGCGCGCCAGGCGGGTCTGACCGGTCCGCTGCCGAGCGCGGCGCGGATCGACGCCGGTCCCGTCAGCGCGCTGAAGTTCGGTGACGACGCCCCGCGGGTGGCGTTCCTGCACGGCGGCGGTCAGAACGCCCACACCTGGGACACCGTGGTGCTCGGTCTCGGTGAGCCCGCACTGTCGATCGATCTGCCCGGCCATGGTCGGTCGGCGTGGCGTGACGACGGCGACTACGGCCCCAAACCCAACGCGGTGACCGTCGAACCGGTGCTGCGCGACCTGGCCGGCACCGCCGATCTCGTGGTGGGCATGTCGCTGGGCGGTCTGACCGCGCTGCGGATCGCAGTCGCCGCACCAGATCTGGTGCGCAAGCTCGTGCTCGTCGACGTGACCCCGTCAGCGCCGCAACGGCACACCGAGATGACCGACGCGCAGAAGGGCACCGTCGCGCTCGTGCAAGGGGAGCGCACGTTCCCGAGCTTCGCGGCCATGCTCGAGGTGACGGTGGCCGCGGCTCCGCACCGCGACCGGGAATCGTTGCGGCGCGGCGTGTTCCACAACGCGAAACGGCTGCCCGACGGCACCTGGACGTGGCGCTACGACTCGATCCGCACCGGCGACGGATTCGAGGGGCTGTGGGACGACGTCCCCAAGCTCACCGCCCCCACCACGCTGATCCGCGGCGCCAACTCGTATTTCGTCAACGATGACGACGCCGACGAGTTCGCGCGCACCGCACCGGGATTCCAGCGCGTACACATCGTCGAGGACTCCGGTCACTCCGTGCAGAGCGACCAGCCGCTCGCACTGGTGCGGCTGTTGCGCGGCATCCTCGACGACTGA
- a CDS encoding trypsin-like peptidase domain-containing protein, translating into MFTSLTARGAGLLTALALGPAAALVGAPVTSADEVNPMASLEKSIVFLQTDWSGFIQVPPDVDAAGEGYWTDKLTYSVTCTGFYVSKTAQIVTAGHCVDPAEGRKVIIDGYLQEQQAMDMADVAYANWPVEGEADNSPVERSVRGVQPNGVDGATITSPTTVEVVDFKGPNAGDVALLHLPNVTKETPAMVIARDAPQIGAEVTSIGFPGDIQDISDQSQIARASFKAGTVSSQQVTPSGVVQIEVSSTLAGGMSGGPTVNQEGQVIGVNSSGLIEAPNFNFVTNTRDLRSFLLSNNVALAEPPAPSQGFGLGMLWYVLGAAVLALAVAVVVVVVIVLQRRNARRAPTVPYYPTPAQMPAPPGTAPFAQTPGLGVGQSSGGATVLSPPGPTVEARFCPHCGAPHQHADPFCPACGRPVT; encoded by the coding sequence GTGTTCACCTCACTCACTGCAAGAGGCGCCGGACTGTTGACGGCACTGGCGCTGGGACCGGCGGCTGCTCTGGTGGGCGCGCCGGTCACGTCGGCCGACGAAGTCAATCCGATGGCGAGCCTGGAAAAGTCGATCGTCTTCCTGCAGACGGACTGGAGCGGCTTCATCCAGGTCCCGCCGGATGTCGACGCCGCCGGCGAGGGTTACTGGACCGACAAGCTGACCTATTCGGTGACCTGTACCGGCTTTTACGTCAGCAAAACGGCTCAGATCGTCACCGCAGGACACTGCGTCGACCCGGCCGAGGGCCGCAAGGTGATCATCGACGGCTACCTGCAAGAGCAGCAGGCAATGGACATGGCCGACGTCGCCTATGCCAACTGGCCGGTGGAGGGTGAAGCCGACAACTCGCCCGTGGAACGCAGCGTCCGGGGCGTCCAGCCCAACGGTGTGGACGGCGCGACCATCACCTCGCCGACGACCGTCGAGGTGGTCGACTTCAAGGGCCCGAACGCAGGCGACGTGGCCCTGCTGCACCTACCGAACGTGACCAAGGAAACTCCGGCGATGGTGATCGCCCGCGATGCCCCCCAGATCGGTGCGGAGGTGACGTCGATCGGCTTCCCCGGCGATATCCAGGACATCAGCGATCAGAGCCAGATCGCGCGGGCGTCGTTCAAAGCCGGCACGGTGTCCAGCCAGCAGGTGACCCCGTCCGGGGTCGTGCAGATCGAAGTCAGTTCCACCTTGGCCGGAGGGATGTCCGGGGGCCCCACCGTGAACCAGGAGGGGCAGGTCATCGGCGTCAACAGCAGCGGTCTGATCGAAGCGCCGAACTTCAACTTCGTCACCAACACACGAGACCTTCGGTCCTTCCTGCTCTCGAACAACGTCGCCCTGGCCGAACCGCCGGCGCCGAGCCAGGGTTTTGGGCTGGGCATGCTCTGGTATGTCCTCGGTGCGGCGGTGCTGGCGCTCGCCGTGGCCGTGGTGGTGGTCGTGGTGATCGTGCTGCAGCGTCGCAACGCCCGCCGGGCCCCGACAGTGCCGTACTACCCCACCCCCGCGCAGATGCCGGCGCCGCCGGGGACAGCGCCGTTCGCGCAGACCCCGGGCCTGGGTGTCGGTCAATCGAGCGGTGGGGCAACGGTGCTCAGCCCGCCCGGACCGACAGTAGAGGCGAGATTCTGCCCCCATTGCGGCGCGCCACATCAGCACGCGGACCCCTTCTGCCCCGCCTGCGGACGCCCCGTCACCTGA
- a CDS encoding inositol-3-phosphate synthase, translated as MTASNDVRVAIVGVGNCASSLVQGVQYYKDADENASVPGLMHVKLGQYHVRDVKFVAAFDVDAKKVGFDLSEAIFASENNTIKIADVPPTDVVVQRGPTLDGIGKYYADTIEVSDSDPVDVVKVLKDAEVDVLVSYLPVGSEEADKFYAQCAIDAGVAFVNALPVFIASDPEWAKKFADAGVPIVGDDIKSQVGATITHRVMAKLFEDRGVTLDRTYQLNVGGNMDFLNMLERTRLESKKVSKTQAVTSNLSGSLAGKVEDKNVHIGPSDHVAWLDDRKWAYVRLEGRAFGDVPLNLEYKLEVWDSPNSAGVIIDAVRAAKIAKDRGIGGPIEAASAYLMKSPPKQLADDVARDQLEKFIAG; from the coding sequence ATGACCGCAAGCAATGACGTCCGGGTCGCGATCGTCGGCGTGGGCAACTGCGCGTCCTCGCTCGTGCAGGGCGTGCAGTACTACAAGGACGCCGACGAGAACGCCAGCGTGCCCGGCCTGATGCACGTCAAGCTCGGCCAGTACCACGTGCGCGACGTCAAGTTCGTCGCCGCGTTCGACGTGGACGCCAAGAAGGTCGGCTTCGACCTGTCGGAGGCGATCTTCGCCTCCGAGAACAACACCATCAAGATCGCCGACGTACCGCCCACCGACGTGGTGGTGCAGCGCGGCCCGACGCTGGACGGCATCGGCAAGTACTACGCCGACACCATCGAGGTCTCCGACTCCGACCCGGTCGACGTGGTCAAGGTGCTCAAGGACGCCGAGGTCGACGTGCTGGTGTCCTACCTGCCCGTCGGCTCCGAAGAGGCCGACAAGTTCTACGCCCAGTGCGCCATCGACGCCGGGGTGGCCTTCGTCAACGCGCTGCCGGTCTTCATCGCCTCGGACCCGGAGTGGGCCAAGAAGTTCGCCGACGCCGGTGTGCCGATCGTCGGCGACGACATCAAGAGCCAGGTCGGTGCGACCATCACCCACCGCGTGATGGCCAAGCTGTTCGAGGACCGCGGTGTCACGCTCGACCGCACCTACCAGCTCAACGTCGGCGGCAACATGGACTTCCTCAACATGCTCGAGCGCACCCGGCTGGAGTCGAAGAAGGTCTCCAAGACCCAGGCCGTCACCTCCAACCTGTCGGGCTCGCTGGCCGGCAAGGTCGAGGACAAGAACGTCCACATCGGCCCGTCGGACCATGTCGCCTGGCTCGACGACCGCAAGTGGGCCTACGTCCGCCTCGAGGGCCGCGCCTTCGGTGACGTGCCGCTGAACCTGGAGTACAAGCTCGAGGTGTGGGACTCGCCCAACTCGGCCGGTGTCATCATCGATGCGGTCCGCGCCGCAAAGATCGCCAAGGACCGCGGTATCGGCGGCCCGATCGAGGCGGCCTCGGCCTACCTGATGAAGAGCCCGCCCAAGCAGCTGGCCGACGACGTCGCCCGGGATCAGCTGGAGAAGTTCATCGCGGGCTGA
- a CDS encoding PadR family transcriptional regulator: MLELAILGLLQESPMHGYELRKRLTGLLGAFRAFSYGSLYPALRRMQADGLIVEDAAPEGTVKVRRARRVYQLTEAGKQRFTELVADTGPQNFSDDGFGVHLAFFNRTPAEARMRILEGRRRQVEERREGLREAIARASNSFDRYTRQLHQLGLESSEREVKWLNELIAAERSAQGRAEQT; this comes from the coding sequence ATGCTGGAACTGGCAATCCTGGGCCTGCTCCAGGAGTCGCCGATGCACGGCTACGAGCTGCGCAAACGACTGACCGGGTTGCTGGGCGCGTTCCGCGCCTTCTCGTACGGCTCGCTCTACCCGGCCCTGCGCCGGATGCAGGCCGACGGTTTGATCGTCGAGGACGCAGCACCCGAGGGCACCGTGAAGGTGCGGCGGGCACGCCGCGTGTACCAGCTCACCGAGGCCGGCAAGCAGCGGTTCACCGAGCTGGTCGCCGACACCGGTCCCCAGAACTTCTCCGACGACGGCTTCGGCGTCCACCTGGCGTTCTTCAACCGCACCCCGGCAGAAGCCCGGATGCGCATCCTGGAGGGCCGCCGCCGTCAGGTCGAGGAGCGTCGAGAAGGTCTGCGTGAAGCCATCGCGCGGGCAAGCAACTCGTTCGACCGCTACACCCGCCAGCTGCACCAGCTGGGCCTGGAGTCCAGCGAGCGGGAAGTCAAGTGGCTCAACGAGTTGATCGCGGCGGAGAGATCGGCGCAGGGTCGCGCCGAGCAGACCTGA